The region catatctgctgttgtgtatgcaccgtcgcgggttggcgactagtttggtgcacacacatacaatctgtccctgtgctcattctcttccgcaatcgcttctcttgcgattgcgttctcacttggtttcttcttttgtgtgtccgccgtcgcaggttggcggctagattggtggacatacatacattcctcatctgtgcttattcggtcttgtgtcgctgttagcaatcgccatctccggcgattgccttctcgctttgtcttcctggttgtgtgttcatcgtcgcagggtggcgactagtttggtgaacacacataccctttgtcgctttgctctctctccttcagggctatcttgccctgcgtttcttcccttcgtgcaattcctgtctggcgtgtgtggtagggcagaggagcggttcctctgcactccacagctccacctgccgacaggaatttccctctacaggtgcattgcaccttttgctgggttccctcaaattacacgcttgtggaggatttccgcagtgtcagcgcacgtcttgtgcgctgatcccggagagaattccacaattgttacatttACTAAGAGGTTTGTAGCCAGACCTGGATACACTGACCagggatgctcgaatgtacccaaattcgattcgactACATTCGAATTCGAGTCCGCTTCAAATTCGGATTTGGCCGGTTCGAAAGGACTCGAATTCGATTCGGGTGAATTCCAATCCGGGTTAAGTgaaaattcggccgtgatcacgaatttcgtgattcaaaacccgccgattttaaggattaattgcaaagccccttaaatgccagaatcaccaaatttgcaggttatgttaagaagaaaagtggtagCAAGGggaatttttgtttttcaaaaagacattatattttttgagaaaatcgattttaaaagttcaaaaaaaaaaaaaacccgatacatttaaatgccgctgGTCAAAGAGTGTGGggaatatttcccagcagttaatagcaaaggccccttacatcctagcaacaccaaatttgcaggatatgttaaaaagaaagtgggaaaaaatattttaaaaatttttaattttggggaatgttctgtctcagtgtgggaaatctaaaaaaaaaatgacgtgggttcccccctcccgagcctctgtaacccctggtccctcatgcaggctgggatagccagaatacaGAGGcccagccgactggggcttcccaccctgagctataccagcccgcatggtccatgatatgggggggctccggggaagAGGGGCTGCCAAGCCTTCCCAAtcgatggacaaggggctcttccccacctccggtgccccaggaggaggtgggggcgacgactccctgaggggggttcatggtggcatctgggagttcactttaagaaggggaccccagatgcccacccccctcccaggagaaatgagtataggggtacaaagtaccccttacccatttccacaaagggttaaatgaactaAAAACACAATCACGAAAAAAGtgttttaatattcttaattaaccagaaatacttacctgtacctttaaaaaaaatgttcccacgcccatatcctcggtaaatgatccaacgaatacagtatcctccaatcttgggatcttcaattaccttgattgaagatctcccacggcaaTTAGCTATACTATACTttagaatgcgtcctgccgacgcatagcaccggctcccgctgtcctccccgcctcctcacccatgggtgcaccgggtgccagcctaggtgagggtgataggtgcagccaggtggggagagacagccacAGCCGACTGCTAtgccacgccattttttttacagttttcctaCACTTAGAACATTtccccaaaatattttttttttaaatattgtttcccactatctttttaacatatcctgcaaatttggtgctgctaggatgtaaggggcctttgctattaactgccgggaaatatttcccacgatctgtgattgaccggcatttaaatgtatcgttttttctttgaacttttaaaattgattttctcaaaaagtataagatcttttttcttcttaacataacctgcaaatttggtgattctggcatttaagggggctttgctattaacccttaaagtcggcgggttttgggcgacggtagctgaatccgaattcgtgatcacgggtttaacacccgtgatcacggccgaattcgagagTAAATTCGGACAATCGAATTGGAATTCGTGATCGGTATCGATCTTCTAATTCGACTTCTGGATTCATAAAAAACTACCCGTAATCACGGGTAAATTAGAGTTCGAGATCACTGGCAAGCAACCCTGACACATCTTTTTGGAATCTACACAATACAAAGCTGCTGTAGCCCCCACTTGATTGAACAACGACTATAGGGGTCCCTACTGGTGTTCAAAACCACGCTGGTTCTGACATATCATGTTACCAGCTGTTACGTGGGGTTCGGGATGATATTGGGGATCCCCTGGGCAGTGGGGAGTCTTTCTCTCTACTTTTTCTTCTCTTGTATGCCGCTTTTGGCTTTCTTTCTGTTCCAATTTCCATAGATATACTCCTTCTGCATAGACTGCTCCCTAAGCAGTCTTCCTTTCTTATTTATCTCTTTCCAAAGGGTAATGTTATATTGTAGAAACTCATTATCTGCTATTGAGCAGCCTATTTTCTAGATCTCTATCATTGGAGCAGTATACAGACGTCTGACGCCCTCATCCCTACTTCCCCTTCTTCTTATTGCTCCTTAGGAGAGTCTCAGGTATATAGATcccttcgggctccagagctctCTAGGCAACTGCTCTATGCTTCTCTGGATGGGAAGGTTGACAAACACTACCTCTCAGGCGTGACCTGTTTTTGTATTGTTGCACATATGCTGCTCCTCTGTTCCTTGCTAAAAAGTATTTAATTATATTATGCATTTGGTAGCACTGGTTAGCTGCCACACCACTCAGAATTTATTGTTTGGTTTATCGATGCCTTCTGTAAATAATATGTGTATCATGTACCTTTTTAAAGgtaccagcagtggctggatggtgtactggttaagagctctgcctctgacatgggagacctgggtttgaatctcggctctgcctgttcagtaagccagtaattcagtaaggagttcattgggcaagactccctaacactgctactgcctactgagtgcgctctagtggctgcctcgcaagcgctttgagtccgacaggagaaaggcgctatacaaatactgccattattattattattattaaatgttttCTATTCTGGTACTGTGCTTGTTTACaagaataaagaatctttaaaaaaaaatgattacttGTATTCCACTGTTATTTAGGGCTGTTTGTAGAAAGTTTGTTTGTATAAACTCTACCCCGTTAATTAGTCCAGTGTATTTAATAAAAACCtattgcttcctccagcccctttcaggccgATCACTCCCTCGCCTTCCTCCTAAGCCACCTCGATCCTCCACTAGGTAGCCCGATAAATCCACCAGTTGGCTTGAGTTGGCGTATGCACAGTCCGACCTCGTGCGCTCCCCAATCGTTCTCCTGTAGCCAGTAGCTCAGTGCAGGACGCAATGGGAGTGCGACAGGGGATGCATGCACAGCCGGGCAACACATATGTGGCTAAGCGTGACTTCTGAGATGTACCGGGCCATCCAGCGGGGGATCGGAGCAGCCTGGGGAGGTAGCGAGGGAGCGatcggcctgaagggggctggaggaagccccaagtatgtacacatttttttgtccccaTCTGAGGTTCCAAAATTGGTCCAAATATGTTTCTTACATATGATAATCTGGCTGGCTGGCAGATGCAGCATTATGACGGGTGTCACTTGAACTCAGCTGCCTTCAATGACAAACATCAGCAGAAAGAAATGACCCCGTTCACCTAAGGATAAACACTTTTGAACAATATCTAAATAGCTCATTAAAAATGCCATACTATGTATTAGTTCTACATAATAAttcattaagggctcgtttctactgtagcggtgcggaatcgcctggattccaccgctgaagaaatcgcatgcggctgcgtttccccatgcgggtttacccgcgatttcgcatgcgatttcgcatggcaaggagccaggcgaatttaaccatgtcactgcctgtgtaaaattccattgcctttcatgcgaaatcgcatgcgaaatcgcggggaaatccgcatgacaaagccgcatgcgatttccctattgaatgcattagcggcgattcgcccgcattcctgccgcacgcgaaatctgacgaccctgtcgtgcagatttttcccacaccgaaaaacgccgccgccgccgcacaagtggaaacagccccatccactaacattgagtatgcgaatccgcatgcagtgcccgcatgcgcattcgctatagtggaaacgagcccttagggatTGACATATATTGGATTACATAGATATATTATTGGGTTGGACTGTGGAGGATCCAGCTGTTGTGGTACACATAAGGACCAAGGACCAAGTCGAAGGAAGCTGGGAAGTCCTGAGAATGATTTCTGGGAATTAGGAGGTAAATTCAAATCaaatataaacatttttttactatCATTGCTACAAGAGAGGCTGAAGAAGCTTGGACTatactgtaaaataaaataaaagtggcTGAGAAGTTGGCGTAAAAAGGAAATGTTTGAGttcttactgtgcaggcgtgatgGCCTACATCTAAAGGCGGAGGGTGCAGCTGTGCTGGGAAGAAGAGCATTAAAGACTGAGTAGATTATAGGGGTTTGTGttagcctgtgtgtgtgtgaaaaacaGTGTAATAGTATAGTAATATTCCTTTATGGGGGCTGCATAAACATTCaaaagtcctatttaggattagaaaaatagatacatttgtatatcacatcagttcattttcacttcaggtttcctttaagtatccTTTCGTTTTGTATACTTTTTCTGTGGCTTACATTGCTTTTGAAGCTAATCGACAGTTTAATTGATTATTAAAACGGTGCACTGTATTTCACTTATCTCACTTAGGATAAGTAATaattcagatttttatttttattatttcagGTGCAGCCCACTCACAAAGCCAACATCACCATCGTGGTTAAAGAGAAAAGTCCATTTGAGGATCCATTCTTTATCGTTGAGACCATCTGCATCTGCTGGTTCTCCTTTGAGCTCTCCGTACGCTTCATTACTTGCCCCAGCAAGGCAGCCTTCTTCAAGGACATCATGAACATGATTGACTTTGTGGCAATCATACCATACTTTGTGGCCCTCGGCACAGAACTGGCCCGCACTAAAGGAGTGGGCCAACCAGCCATGTCACTGGCTATTCTCAGGGTTATACGTCTGGTCAGAGTTTTCCGTATTTTTAAACTGTCTCGGCACTCTAAGGGACTACAGATCTTAGGACAAACACTCAAAGCAAGTATGAGAGAGCTGGGGTTGCTCATCTTTTTCCTCTTTATTGGAGTTATCCTTTTCTCCAGTTCTGTGTACTTTGCTGAAGCTGATCACGCAGATACAAAGTTTACCAGCATCCCTGAGGCCTTCTGGTGGGCGGTCGTCACAATGACTACAGTAGGTTATGGAGACATGTCTCCTGAGACAGTCGGTGGCAAATTAGTGGGTTCTCTGTGTGCCATTGCAGGTGTGCTGACCATCTCTCTTCCTGTCCCAGTTATTGTATCCAACTTTAGCTACTTCTACCACCGCGAAACCGAATGTTCGGATATTGGCCAGTATGACCATATTGGATCATGCCCAAATGGTCCTCCACATACACCAAAGTCCAGAATGAAGGACAAGAGCCCAAAGCTGGCTGTCAAGGGTAATAAGAACTTATATAGTAATTCCAAGGGAGAATACATTGATGGGCTTGGTCTTATTGATGATAATTTCATGATTTCTGGACAGTCACATATAATTACGGAAGTGTGACATTTGGAATTATGGCTTATTACCAATTTTTTTCAGCAGCCATTATTCAGGAGTCTTAAATTAATAGTTTTACAAGAAATATGACTAAAAAACAGGAAACTGTGCATGTTACCAacctgtttatttttacttcctcAATTTTCTTTACATTATGCAACTAGTGAAAGCAGCTTCATAGGTATCTGTTACAACGTGATGTGCAGAAGTGATGCTAAAACGTTATATTCTAGATGCAAAGTTGGAGATCAAGTGAAAAAGCTTTACAGGTGACATTTGGAACTGGAGCCTGGAGCTCATTCCTAGCCAATGGACAACGTGGCAAAAAAGgcattgttcttgttcccctggacatCCCAAACAATAAATACAGTAAAGGAACTCTATATTAGCAGCGCTGGGCAGCCAAGAGAGGAAAACTGAAGAAAAACAGGATCAAGTACAGGGTTCTCCACAGGCTCTTTCAGCCGAGTGCTCCACCTGGCTTGTCATCAGCTTGCCTCCTCATTCTccccctatgctgtaagcagagttaagccggccctgcattccctcatcatgctccacccagctactttttcatgccacccggctggaaaaaatgtatagggagaacactgaagtacCAGCATGTGTCTAAATATGCAGATAACACAATAGAGGAAACCCAGGGCAGGCAGGAACGCAGTCTCTAAACTCTATCTACAAATTTGGCGAAAAACAATTTGAGCTGTAAGGCAAGATTCCAATTCCAGTGCTGTGCTATTCATTATATTTATTCTTGCAATGTGATCCTTAAAGACTGGAAACAAACTTGGTTTTTGCTTTCAAGGGAACCAGAAAACCCCCAATGTTGTGGGAAACGTTTATTCAATCAATTTAACAGTCTTGAGGTTCACAAAATAATGTTGCctttagttttatttatttatttttctttgatTAAGCTTGGCCTACAATGATAAAAGAGATACAATGATCTTGATTCATCAAgctacgcacgctatgctgcagtagtgcagcGCAGCGTGCAATGGTAACTTACGCAAGTTCCTTTTAACTAACGGCTGTTCCACTTGTCCAACCTGAGCCCTGCATGTTGATTAGCCCActgggctgcctgtcaagtgacaggcagcctattgggccaatcgaaGCACTGTGATCACGTCCTAGAACGCCACTGGACCTAATAGGGCTCAGGGCGGGACAAGTGGAGCGGTCGTTAGTTAAAAGGATCTTGCGTAATTTACCAGTGCATGCTATgctgcactactgcagcatagcgtgcgctcctctctcgctgctttagcagtgcagcttgatAAATCAAGCCCCATGATCGCTATAGGTTTGTGtgcagtaaaaaaatgtttttgttaaacCAGAATATCACCTGGAGTGGTTGGAACAAACTTAATCACTGCAATTCCCAGGCTgtaattatataaaaaaacatttttttctatatGTTTCTCAGATGCATGTTCTGCATAAGTTTCTCTCCTAATTATTatttataggacaactgaagtgagaagaatatggaggtggccatatttattttatcttaaacaatacctgttccaTGGCAACCCTTGgcatttttggctgcagtagtgtctgaataacaccagaaacaagcatgcagataatcttgtcagatctgagaataatgtcagaaacacctgatcggctgcatgcttgtttagggtctatggctaaaagtattagaggcagaggatcagcaggacagccaggcaactggtattgcttataaggaaataaacatgtcagactccatatacctctcacttcagttttcctttaaaaactGAATATAAACTTCAGTCAAAATGGTCTTAATTCTTTAAAGTCTTTACTCTGCAACACGTTGACAAGATCATGGCCTTTTGGTTGGTTGACGTATCACAGCTCCTACTTTCTATACCATATTTTTATTAAGAGGTGCTCAGATTTCTATATTGGGGCTCCGCATGTCAGTGTAGAATATTCATGAAACTACTATTTCTAGTTTTATTCCATATTTAGACTCTTAAAAGAATCGTGAAGCTCAATGCAAAAAGTTTGCGCTTAACACCCAGTGGAGTTACCTGGCAGCAGTCAACAACAACATGTCGTGCTTGAGCTCGGCTGTGGCTGTGCTCTGGTGAGACTCCATGGGGTGCCACCTGTCCAGTACCGATAGCGAGCACTAATAAGTGTCTGGCTGGTGcagaggagcagctgacaggcagagaattcaccgcctgtcagctgcccatctgaAAGTGGTCTAAAAAAGGTATTTGACCTGTACAATTCAAAGTACATGTTAAGCCGGATCAAAAAACCCAGAtatttacctatggagagggaaagctctgggtcctgtagagcctccctgctcctctcctagtccgtgCGTACCAGCACTATCACCCGGTAAGCAGTATCCAACTGTTCGGTCAAGACTGCTCCTCTGCCACCGCGagagacttcagaagtcttcggggagCCCGAGaactcccgaagacaggtggctccgtactgtacaTGCATGACAGCGTGCTCACGCAGTGCAGAGCGTCCcgactttgggagcactcagactcCCGTAGACTTCTTAAGCCTCCTGTGGCGTGGGATTCATACCAGGGTGACATCGCTGGACcgtggggaccgtgagaggagcggaaagactctatgggacccagagccttccctctccaatgGTGAGTATATGTTTTATTTTCATCTTTTTTCAGGCTTAAGATTAGCTTTAAGAGCAAACCCGTTTATTGGTTAATTTAATAGACAGAAAATACAAGTTTTCCAATCTCTTTAGGATTCACATTAGGGGTTTGTCTTTTCCATTGGCTTAGATAACCAGTAAATGTTATATTTTTACTCCAGTGTTAATTGATGGTTAATATGGTAGAATTACATTGCTTACTTATTGTCTTGGCCTGGAGCTCTGCTTTAACATACCCATGGATGAGTATAAAATATGCAGTGAAAGGCTCTGAATGACAGTGTGTTTACTAGACTGCTGCCCTAACTGGTATTATAGATCTTTCATAACAAGATCATTTTATTTGCTGTAGTGACTATCTTCACTACTAacttaataaaataaacacatgatggtgCTAAATAATGAAAGATTGCTTTGGGTAGAGGAACAGTGCATGTGGGATCATTCAACAATCTTAAGGTGTGCCTGTGTACTATTTTTAGTAACCTGTAAGAAAACATggcatatactgtacaaatgagTAGGCACCTTTCTAAGACCTCTGGACCTGAGGTATCCACCTCTAGTCACTGCATTTGGTCTTCATTGGTGCTGTAGTGGTAATGGTCACCTCTGTATGTATTTTGAATAGTGGCTTTCATTTCTCTCACACAGTAATTGTccttggcagggccggatttgtactctttaccgccctaggccactgtcaccagccgccccccttcagtaggtagcaagatgatccctcccccttccctctagtataggaagcctgatgacccctctagtatatgtagcccgaTAACTCCTCCCccgtttccctccagtataggtagccagatgcctctCTCGAtccctaattccccccccccttcagtataggcagccagttcgccttcacaccgcagcagccatctgtgtcactcatttctccgctcgtctctaGTGCAGAAGCTTCTTCTTCCTTACCgtttccaatgctgcccaagtctatagccgccggccacaatgcaaacgtgcacagagagcaaggtggtggCTGCAGGCAGCTAGCAGGAGAGTACcatggtcaggcgctcgcctgatctccctgcattgcatttgcaagctttcaaatgctgcaccagtttagcctgctgctttggtgcccttccttctgtggtgcccaaggccatggcctttgtggcctaggcctaaatccggccctggtccttGAAAATTCGTTTTTGGTGATCTATATCATTTGATTACCTTTGGAACAgtgctggggaggggttcatgactctgtagctatgccactgttgaCTGTCACAGATATTTACAACACTTGCCACCTGCAAAACTCAGAGCTAGCTAATGAAACTACACATTACTCTGGCGGATAACCTCAATAACCATTTGTAAGTCTTGCAGGTGGCATGGGCTGTCAATATCTGTGACAATGAGAGTGATGGGTAGGCATGTAGGCCATCTTTTCAAATAGCTGTAGCTGCTTCCCCACCAAACATCTTATGTCACCCAAACCTTTCCACGTAACTTGCTTCCATCAAAACTCGAAAACGTAATTATCTACAAAGAGGTGATCCTGAGGCCAACATCCATGCCTTAGGTTTGGAGTGTCAAGGATTGTTAATAGGAGCAGGAGAACATATATCCTGTATCATACCTCATCTGAATGATCACAGTGACTTTGCCATAGATGTTGGTATTGCACTGTTGGACATAAAAAGGCTGCATCTTCTGGCCACCAGAGGGGGCAAAAACTAGAGAAAAATCACATTTACTTTATGGTGAGTAGAAACCCACACTCATCATGTTCCCTTCATCTTCCTGGTTGCTCTTTTCAGACAGCAGAATACTGACAGCTAGGCCCAGTCAGGTGTCATACTGGCCATGTGGAAATGAGATGGGTATGGATATAATTTTTGTTTCGTCTTAACAAGGACACTGGCTATTTAAGGAAGGTTATGGTGACAGGTGGGACAGCAGCAACAGAAGTGATGTTTAAGAAACTGTTTGATCTGTCTAAGCAAGTGCCTAAGTGAAGCCATCTTTGCCAATGAAGAAAAGTGTTGGTGGTGGGCAGGAGGCATTTAAGGTGGTGAACTGTAAAGCAGACCATGGAACCAGTAGCTATTCACTGAATTTGTAACTGGCAGCCCATGGGACAGATCAGGCTACCCCCCGTCCCCCAAAGAGTAACAACACAACATAGTAAATCACCTACTAAGGGTATTAATATGGTGACTTGTCTCTTCCACTTTTTCTTAGCTTGAACTGAACCTACTAAGTGGTGAT is a window of Hyperolius riggenbachi isolate aHypRig1 chromosome 6, aHypRig1.pri, whole genome shotgun sequence DNA encoding:
- the KCNA7 gene encoding potassium voltage-gated channel subfamily A member 7, yielding MLKIMESGDEPIGNSNLMVVAEKKYDLCRQKDCCERIVINVSGLRFETQIRTLSRYPDTLLGDPRRRIRFFDPLRNEYFFDRNRPCFDSILYFYQSGGRLRRPANVPLDVFMEELMFYQLGDDVIRQFRESEGFQKEEERLLPECEFFKQVWLLFEHPDSSSAARIIAIISVMVILISIVIFCLETLPDFRDERDLSLPVQPTHKANITIVVKEKSPFEDPFFIVETICICWFSFELSVRFITCPSKAAFFKDIMNMIDFVAIIPYFVALGTELARTKGVGQPAMSLAILRVIRLVRVFRIFKLSRHSKGLQILGQTLKASMRELGLLIFFLFIGVILFSSSVYFAEADHADTKFTSIPEAFWWAVVTMTTVGYGDMSPETVGGKLVGSLCAIAGVLTISLPVPVIVSNFSYFYHRETECSDIGQYDHIGSCPNGPPHTPKSRMKDKSPKLAVKGNKNLYSNSKGEYIDGLGLIDDNFMISGQSHIITEV